From the Cucurbita pepo subsp. pepo cultivar mu-cu-16 chromosome LG05, ASM280686v2, whole genome shotgun sequence genome, one window contains:
- the LOC111795459 gene encoding protein FAF-like, chloroplastic: MSTNKDPKHDSGFSSLKSESLQFCTEGLGSESSDDVEDLQSDMINENWQVKEDKVVSTCVKHVASGASSGELRRPRMSRGAFPPPLSFIGRSGKAGVCFTSYRQNGRFVLKEVRIPTQEFLQTRREHGRLKLQFVQPNHYAHEEDEEEEADEEHDAVEDQHDVSNVGDNDQS, translated from the coding sequence ATGTCAACAAACAAAGACCCAAAACATGATTCTGGGTTTTCCTCGCTTAAGTCAGAAAGTTTGCAATTTTGCACCGAGGGACTTGGGTCTGAGAGTTCTGATGATGTTGAGGACTTGCAAAGTGATATGATCAATGAAAACTGGCAAGTCAAAGAAGACAAAGTGGTGAGTACCTGTGTGAAGCATGTTGCATCTGGGGCTTCGAGTGGCGAGCTTAGGAGGCCACGGATGAGCAGAGGAGCCTTCCCTCCACCGCTATCTTTCATAGGAAGGAGTGGAAAGGCAGGGGTTTGCTTCACGTCCTATAGGCAAAATGGAAGGTTTGTGTTGAAAGAAGTAAGAATTCCCACTCAGGAATTTCTACAAACACGTAGAGAGCATGGACGTCTGAAACTGCAATTTGTTCAACCCAATCACTACGCCCACgaagaagatgaggaagaGGAAGCTGATGAAGAACATGATGCTGTTGAAGATCAACATGATGTTAGCAATGTTGGGGACAATGATCAATCTTGA